Genomic DNA from Candidatus Poribacteria bacterium:
TACAGGTGAGAGCGTAGGGATAGATTTCGGTCTGGATACCTATCTGACACTCAGCACCGGTGAGAAGATAGACTCGCCACAATTCTTGAAACAGTCCTTGAAAGAACTCCGAACCCTCAGTAAGGCACTCAGCCGTAAGGTCAAAGGTTCTCACAATTGGTGGCGATGTGTCCGTGAACTCGCACGCCTCTACAGGCACATCACGAACCAACGCAGAGATTGGCACTACAAGCGTGCTACAGACCTGTGCAAAAGGTTTGATACCGTCGTCACCGAGACGCTGAACCTGGACGGTATGAAACGCTTGTGGGGACGGAAAGTCTCCGATCTTGCGTTCTACGAGTTTGTTGAGATTCTGAAGTTCAAGTGTTTCAAACATAAGCGTGAGTTCCTACAAATCGGACAGTGGACACCGACAACGAAACCTTGCTCGGAGTGCGGACATCATAACGAAAATCTAACGCTAAAAGATAGGCAGTGGATATGCCCCGACTGTGGGTCTCACCACGATAGGGACATCAACGCTGCGATAAACATCTTGAGGGCTGCCTTGGGTCCCTCTGTGGAGCAGATGTAAGACGTTTTCTCGAAAACCCACGCTTTAGCGTGTGGGTGCCTTGACCTAAGTATTATATCCCATTTCTCTCATGGTATCATGGAAAAGCGGCGCGATCTTCGGATGAATATCAAAAGATTCTTTAGCAGGGACTGGATGCAAGGTCTGTCGAGCATACTCACGGAATGTTGTGTCCATTGGAAGTTCGCAGAAATCACATAAAGCCGAGAGGGTTTCATCAGGTTGTAATGTCAGATCCTCAAAACAAATGAGATGAATATAGTCAGGTGAGGTTCGCATTAAATGAAGCCCCTCCCGCATCGTGATGATCCATTCCACCGCTGCCCTATCGAGATGTCGATCAATACGTTTAACTTCATCAACAGATTGCGAAAAAACAGGGTCCGTTTTAACGAGTTGCTCAACTAAGAGCCTCCACTTCCGGTCATTCACACCCCACCAATCGTGTTTCTCGCTATTGATCTGGACACCGAGCCGTTCCGACCATGTTGCAATTGAATGGCACGTATCCCACCCATTGCGGGCAAGGAAAATGAAACGAGCATCAGGAAACAGCGCGCGAACGAAATCTACCCTGAAGATGAGTTCTGGATACTTATCAACAAGACGTTTTGAGCGCGTTGCTGCCAAATAGGCACCGAATAGCTGGGAAGCGCGCTGACGCATTTCGTGTGTCGCATCTTCAGCGGTGAGACGATATTTTGCATCGGGAACCTGACTATAGTTACCGATAATGTCTTCATGCGGATGGATGAGATGCCACAGTGCCTTTGGTTCGTTGAGATAGCCAATCTCCCTGTGCATAGACAGCACAATACCGAGTATCGTCGTGCCACTGCGACCGGTCCCCAAGATGAAGATCGGTTTTTCAACAGATTTATATCTGTTATTGTTTGAAGCGAACCTCTTCAAAAGTGAAAAAACGAGCGGATTTATCCAGCGACCTTTCGTGGTTACAGGACGGCCTTCAAAGAGGGCATAACTCATCAGGCGCGTTAGGACCTTCGTCGGGCGTGTTTTTATATAACGTGAATCTATCTGTGCAATCATACGTCCGTTGTTTCTCCGCAAGGTAAATTAAAAATCCGTCTTTTTAGCGTTTGACGGATGCTTTTCATCCGATCAAGGTTAAAAAGGAATGCTCCGGCTAACTTCACAGGGAATGTCAATAGGTGTAGTGTCAAATGTGCGAGATTTGGACGCACCGACACAGGGATATAGTTATGTGTTTTCATGAGCGCTGCAGTTATCGTCTGGTTAAGGTAAATCTCAGCGGAACTGAGTTCTCCCGCAGCTGTGTCGCTGTTCCAACTGTGTGCTCGGTGCGGATTTATGCCAAGTTGCTCGGGCTGGTCGTCCGCGACAGAAGATCCGACTTGCGGTACTTGGAGCATGGCATCCGTGTAAGTAATACCCACAAAATCACAGAGATGTTTGACAGTTGCCTTAGGGTGCGCGAGGAGTTCCTCAAAATAGATGGAGGTAACTCGCTCGTGTTGTAAAAACTGCTCAGCAGCGGCGACGGCGGTGCGCCAGATGTAACTAATGGTTATTGGGTGATAATTCACCCAATCGCGGAACGTTTCCTTCATCGGCAGATCACTCCCGCCGAGAAACCGGCGTTTCCACTTCCTTTTTTGAGATAATAACACATCGCGTGGGTCACGGATCATATTGATAATCCGAACTTTCGGGTAAAGCTGAAGGATATCGGCAATATAAAAGACATTACGCGGTGTTTGGTCGCAAGGGATAGCACCACCATTCTCAGCAGCAACATGGTGGAGAAAGGCTTCAAAAAGCGCGGCTTGCGTTCCAGGGTAAGTGGTTAGACGCTCAAGAAAGGACTGTGCCTCGCTTAAGAAACGACGTGGGTTTCCATGCGTGCGATACCCTTCTTGCTGAATACAATGTAACTGTGAGGCGAGTTCTTCTATCTCCTCCTTACGCGATTCCGATGAAAACGGCGGGGCACACAACTGACCAAAAAAGTGAAGTTCGCCAAAAGTATAAATACTCGGGTGTTTTCCCAAAATCCGCCCCATCATTGTTGTGCCACTGCGACTATTCCCTACAACAAATACCATCTTTTAATTATTCCTTGCGGACTTTTAATTATTCCTTGCGGTTCGGTCAGGTGGATTGGAACTTGAAAGTCTTTCTCCGTATATCCGCCTGCGTGTTTTTGCAGGTTACGTTTTTTACTTATACGTTGAGGAAACCTTTATGAGGTAAATCGGGGTTACAAACTCCTCCCACAACCTCTTTACTGACTGCTGATCACTGATTGCCAATCATGCCTTGGGGTTCGGTCAGGTAGGTTTGAAGCATAACATGCCTCTCTATGAACAACTATCTATTCTCTTAATTTTAAAATCCCAAAACTATTTTTAGGGATGACGAGTTCCGTCGATTTCCCACGCCACTCTTGGATACGGACTTCGATTTTACCAGACCCCTCCATTTCAGCGTTTCCACCGTTGGTTGCATTGAGCCTCTCATTAGCAACATAACGGTAGTCGATGTTGCCCTTGTAACGTTCACCATCAATTAGGAGTTGCGGTTCGTATTGTTCACTTGTCCGATTACTGACGAGTACAGTCAAATGTTCCATATCATTCCGACCGATGGCTTGCGCCTGAATACCGGGCATCTGCTTCTCCTTATACTCCATAGCCCCTGTAAGAAGGGGCTGATTTTGAATTGAAAGGGAGAACTGTGTGTCAGCCTCAGCGAATGCTTCACCGATGAGTTGAAAAGCAGGATAAACAGTCCGTCGAATGGTATTACCGAAATCGGACTCTGGTTCACCCCCATATTTCCAAAAGGTATTGGGTGTTGGAGGTGTTACAGGCGAAAACACAGGGAATCCTTTTCCGGGACCCGTGATGACGTGAAAGTTTGCGTGAGTGACGTTCGGAATCGCTAACATTTTTAGGAAAAAATCACCCACATACATCGCATGAAGTTGTGTATTTGCGACTCGGTTTGCGGGATTAGCGATGTTCCACTCTGTTATCCACATCTCTTTATTTGGAAATAACTTTTCATAGTAGTCAATTGCCTCTGCGACATCAAAGTGAATCCATCCCATGAGGTAGCCTCGCATCTCCTCTATCTCTTTTTTTCGGATAGCTTTGTAGGCATAGACATGGACGGTATAAGCATCGTAGAAACTGGTATCAGCTGCGAGACCTTCATCCCATTTCCGTTGATGCCTTTTTGCCAACCATCCGTCTTTGTGGAAAGCGATCGGGGTAGCACAGACGGATACCTTTATATCTGGGTTCACGGCTTTCATCGCTGCGGCATGTTTCTTGGCTTCTGCTATGTAGGTTCCAACAGTTGGGTATTTGTTGAGGTAATGGGGTAGATAGTATTCGTTACCGAGTTCCCAATGTGTAATCTGATACCCTTTGTCTTTGGCATAGCGGACCCATGCGGCACTCTCCTCTGGACTGCCTGTCCATAAGTTTACAACAACAATAGGCGTTATATTCAGTGTGTTGCATAACTTCATAAAATCGTCGAAAAGGATTTTACCGTTTCGCCGCCTTTGAAGTTTAACGTAATTTCCTTTCATCCGTCTATTCAGCTTCGTACTGAGCGTCGATACCATTTCATTCTCAAAAAAGCCGCCGGGTTCCCAATGATAAAAGTTGCCAACCGTCCCGCCGGGAAACCGTAAGGTTTTCGGCGCGAGTGCCTTGGTTAAGGCAACAAAATCGTCATCGAGGTAACTGTAATCACCGCTCATCATATTTGAGTTGAAGCCGTAGAGTGCTTGACGGAGCGGTTGCCCGTTACGTGTGTCAATTTCCAAAGACAGTGTATCAGGAAGCGATTTTTGGGTTTGACAACCGATTGCCAGAAATAGTGTCATCAGAATGGCTATCAGCAGTCGGCAGTCGGCAGTCAGTCGATCCTTGTGGCGGTTGCCATCGTTTTCACCTGTCGCACGATTTCCTTTGCTGACAGCTGATCCTTGACCACTTCTTTGTTGATGGCTGATGGCTAATGGCTGAATGCTATTCATAATGTTACCCTCAGTGGTCTATAGGTCGGGAGCGATCTATCACTGGCGAACATGAGACCCGCGCAGAGCCAGAAGTAGAACCCATACCCTCGAAATTCAAGCGTTCGATTAAAGAAAAGTAAGAATACAGTAACAGCGACAAGACAGAGCATGATAATCGCGATCCGTTGTGTTACACGTGAGATAGGGGCACCCCTCTCCATAGCAGAAGATGAGCTGGTTGACTGCTTGTAAAGCCGCAGTGCAGCGCGAAAGAGTTGGTAAAATATCAAAGCAAAGAAGCCTAATCCCAATATGCCATAGAAACAGAGGATGGCTACCCAATACACATCCTTGAAACCGTTCTTACTGAGGACTTTCAGGAGGAATGAGCGTTTGCTCATATTAAGTTTCTCAATCGTGCTGTTCTGGTCGGCACCATACCCTAAGATTGGTTTGTTAACAAGCACCGTTGGGACATTTCCGATCAACGCCCCCAACCGCTGTTTTTGCGCGACACGGACATAGGACCCGGAAAACACGCCTGTTACGTTGCCGACGAGTCCAACCCTTGCTTTGCGCGGGTTTATATATTCAAGGTTAAATGGGTTTGCCATTACCAGTAGAATTCCAAAGATGAGGACAGTCGCTACTGCCAAACGAAGGGTCTTTTTCCAACCGTGGTGGAAGAAGAACCACGCGCCACCCGCGAGAAGGGCGGAGAAGGTTGCGGCGCGTGAATACGAACGCGCTATAAAGAAAAAGAGTATCGCTGCACCGAGCAGATTCAGATATTCCAGTCGCCGAATACGAGAAAGATAGATAACAAGCACAAGAATCATAAAGACACCGTAAATTACGGTATCTCCCAAAGTCCCGTAGATGCTGCCAATCTCTCTGCCGAGTTCAAGCAATCTGTACTCTTTGGTGAACCCACCGATGGTGAGTGTTGTTTCGCGAGGTAGGAAGAAATCGAACGCGGTAGGTCCGCCTACCCATTGAACTATCCCCGCGACAAGTTGAAAAACCCCGACCACAAGAATTATGCGTAAAAGGGTTGTAATCCGTCTCTCCGACAAAGCAGAATTCGCGATGAGATAGAAGAGGACAATGTATCGGGCAAAGGGTCGGATGTTGTAAAGACTACCTATCAAAGGCGAGCTGTTTATGAGCATTGAGAGGAGGACAACGCTGTAAAAACCGATAACTGGCAAGTCGATTGCCGTTTTGACAAAAGGAATACCTCTGTGGAGTTTATGGATAACAAGTCTACCAAAAGCGATATAGATGATTATTTCGCCGAAGAATCTTAAATAGGAGTAGATAGTGTCACTGACAGGTAAAAATTTCAGTATAAACTCTTCAAAAGCGACGTACCCTGTCAAAAAGTAAATCATTTTTTAATTTTTCCTTGCGGAGTGACGACGTGCGTTTGGACTTTGACGTGCGTTCCTTATATCTGAAGAAATACCCTATCAAAAACCCTGCGCCGCTGTTGCAGGCTACTGGCTTGTGGTCAACTAAAACCCGTTTTTAACTTTACCTTGCGGCGTAACGACGTGCGTTTGGACTTTGACGTGCGCTCCTTACCGTAAGGAAAAATTAAAAATTCCAAAGAGAGAGATCTCTGTCCAATAACGCTGCCAATTGCTCGTTAAATGGCTTAAAATACGCCATCTGGCGTTCACGCGTCTGTGGATTAATCGGCGGAGGGGCTGAATCCATATTTTCCGCAGGCTTGTCGTTCCAATCCAGAACGGCTTTTCTCAACTTGTAAGCAGTGGCATCGGGTAGCAATTTCCGAATCGCTTTTCTGAGTGGATTGTGAGATGCCAGAAACTGTGTAAAGAAAAAGTTGAATTTTTCGGAACGCGGCAGCGTGGCTTTGTTATGCCGTTCACCTATTGTGGGCCTGAAATTCCCACTGACTCCCATACGATCAAAGAGTTGCTGACAGACAGCTTCGGCGTTCTCCTTCAAATCATCGGTTAAGACACAATGCACGTGATTGGAGCCAAATTGGGTCATCAGACTCTTGACATGTGGGTAATAGATGCCGTTGTATTGATAAGCACATTGTCGCCATTTAAACCAGCCTTCGTTCAGACGCGATTCCTCGGCAGCCAGTGCCTCTTCATAAGTTTTGATGTTCTCCCACCCTCTCCGCCGAGCCCACCAATAGGCAGAATAGGCACGTGCCACAGGTTCCCGTAGAAGAACAACGATGTGTATATGCGGATTGTGTTCATAAATCCGTTGCATGATGTCCGGCGAATGCATCACCATTACATTCTTAGCGATCAGATGTTTATCCTTAATCTCATCGTGGTTCGCGAGCTGGAGTTCACTCCTACAAAAGTATTTCCTAAAAGCCCATTCATATCCGCGCGTATATTCACGCGCCTGCAGGAAGAACGTCATCTCTGGTTGGGCATGCGTGTGGATATCGGGATGCTGCGCCAAGTAGCGGAGGAGTGAAGAGGTCCCCGCCTTCTGTGCGCCAACAATCATCAACTGAATTTTTCCCAAGTTTTCCATGGTATCGGTTTCCCAATCAGTTCGCCGAGCACCTGAACATCAGGCGTGTAATAATCGATTAAACGGTGCTGCGTTTCTTCTGACATTTGATTTTTTTCATCCGTTTGTGTGTTCAATCGGAGATAGAGCGGTTCAATTGTTCGTCTTATGGATCGCAACGGGATATGAATGATCGGTTTGTTATGCGTCCACTGTCGCAATCGAAACCGGAAGTCCCTATATTTTCGATGCAACTCAGAATTTCGCATCTGCTGGGTCCGATTCGTTACTTTAAACCCATAATCGCTATAAAAAGCGGTGTCAATACCAGCGAAGTCACACAATTTTTCCATAGCATCCGCCGGTTGTGCCGCGAGTTCCTCATAAAAAAGGATGTGGACACGCTCTGGACCGAATCGGTTAAAATAGTGCTTCAGATAGATAGTATAACACCCCTGTTGGAGTGTTTGCAAGTGCTGTTCTTCTGTCTCTTCATGGCGATTGGTAGCAGCGAAAAGCAACTCAACATACGCGTCGAAACTCAAATTTTGGGACAACTTGCCAATTTGCTTTGCGAATCGATACCAAGAGATTAACCTGGAAATCGGTTCACGGAGACTGAAGACTAACTTTGCATCGGGTAGCGATGTGGCAATTCGCTCACGGGCCTCGTCACAATATAGATAGTCGGGGGTGGATTCCATCCGAAGCTGCGTTCCATCAGCATCCGGAAACAAAAGATTGTATTCCTCAACATCATCTTTATACCGGTATTTTGAAGGAAGCGGATAATCGCGACTGAGAAAGAACCGAGTCTCCTTGTAAGTGGCAGCGCAAATAGCAGGATGATCCGCCAAGTAGGCGAACAGCGACGTTGTCGCCGCCTTCGTGGTGCCTCCTACGATGAGATAGCGATAGTCCGCAACACTTTTTAAAAGATTGAACCTGGGCATCTTCCCACTTTGTTCCACAATCAACTTCCGACTTAAAATTTAATGAAAAAGAACGTAGCCTGCAACAATACGCAGAAATACCCAAGCAAAAACACGCAGGCGGATTTTTGCAAATTACTTCAAATTCCAGTAAACCTACATACTTCCCGACAGGGCTAAATTAAAAATTAGAACCAAGATACCCGTGTTCTTCGGAGGAGATACGTCAGGTTCCCAACAGCAAGCAGCGCGGTGATTGATACAGACAACGCGACAGATAGAAGCCACCACGTTTCCATTAATCCGTACGCCAGTAGAAAATTAAGGATTGCCATCGTCACCATATTTGTGAAGACAGCGCGATAGGCTTTTTGGGCGTAAAGCCCGGCATTTAGGACAGGTATCAGACAGGAGAATATCATTCCTGAACTGAGCCAAAAGAGGAGTTGTCCTATCAATTCAATTGACGTTTGATCGATGGTTCCTCTTCCATACAATAGCCAACTGATCCTTCCGTGAAATACCAGCAAGATCAAGGTTACTGGAAATCCGATGATGATAGCCGTGCGTGCGTTGCGGTTGAGTGTACGCCCTAATTCCATTCTATTACTAGCTGTCGGAAACCGTCGGTTGTCGGAAACCGTCGGTAGATCGTTGTGGCAGCTGCTATCGTTTTCACCTGCCACACACTGCTCTTTACTGATTGCTGACTGCTGACTGCTGACTGCTATTCTTGCCATATCGGGCAAGCCGGTAGTCGCAATACTGATACCGATGAGGGTTTGTAATGCCGAAAAGATCTGGAAGGCAGACTTATAGAGCGTAATCGCTCCGCTTCCAAGTTGCGAGACGAGGTACACCTCAACGAGTAAGCGGTTTACGATTTGCCGTATTCCGAAGCCAAGCGTCGGCAGGGTAACCGTGTTTTTTAGATCACGCAGCGTGTCCCCAGAAACGCCTGTAAACGCATACCGATGCCCCGTGCGATATACGCCGATGCACAGCCACGCAAAATACGCGATAAATCCCCCTGTGTATGCCATTGCCACCCAGTTTTCGAGGGTTTGTGTATTCCACAGCATCAGAAATATAAACGCCGCGGTGCCGGCGGGTAGGGCATTTCGGAGTGCAACCGTCTTGAAACGCTGCTGACTGTTTAGGAAAGCCCCCAAGACAGTGCTACCACATCCGAAGATCAGGAGCGGTGCACAAAATCGCAACAGGGTCGTAGTTTTCAGGACATCAACCGTCGATTTCGATAACAATCTGCTCACTATCCAGGGAGCGAAAACCTCAATCAGAATGAAAATCCCGAAGCCAATACTGAGCAACAACATTAGGAGACTATTGGTGAAACGCTGGTATTCCGTGCGAGTCATCTCCTTCTCGTTTGAAACAAAGACTGGAACGAGACTGAATTTAGCCCCCTCTCGGACAATGGTATCCACCAATAGCACGACCGTTAATGCTGTAGTGAGTGCGTCCGCTGTATCACTGAATCCGAAGCGTTTTGGAATCAATAGGACCCGGACGAGAAGACTCAACCCCATTCCAGCCAGGGTAATCCCCATGACCCAAAACGTTTTATAGTGGCGTTCGGCGTTCGGCGTTCGGCGTTCGGTAGATTCTTGTGGCAGGTGCGTATTTCTTGATGCCATGACTCGTCTTTACCGACTGCCAATGGCTGACGGCTGATGTCCAGTTCATTTCCAGCTTTCGGGTAGATTTTTGCGAATTTCGATGTCAGTAAACAACGTGGAAGCTCGTGGTCCAACGGACTGTGCCCATGTTGCCATTCTTTCCAAACCCTCCGGAAGCGTGACCTCCGAGGTTTTTCCAAAGACTCCGTAGAACTTTTCGTGTGTGCAATAGGCATGTTTAACCTCTTCCCTCGCACGCACATTGATAACACGGACTTCCTTTCCCATCGCTGTCATCACCAAGTCTGCCAATTCGTTGACAGAAACATGTTTATCCGAGCCGAGGTTAAAAACTTCTCCTGATGCTTCGGGTATATCCACAGCGTGGGCGATATGCGGAGCGACATCGGCGATATGTGTGAAAGCGCGCGTCTGCTCACCGTCTCCAAAGATAACTAAAGGTTCCCCTTGCATAATATTATTCATAAAAATACCAATGACGTTTCGATACTTGTCACCGATATTCTGGAGTTCACCGTAGACGTTGTGCGGACGGAAAATGGTATAATCCAGATCAAAGAGTCGTTTTGCGGCAACAAGTTCCTGTTCAACGGCGTATTTAGCGATACCGTAGGAATCTTCGGGCATTGGCGTAAGTGCTTCGTGCATCGGGAGTTGGTTCGCGCCGTAAACAGCGATGGAAGAGGTGAACACAAACCGCTTGACATTGTAGTTTATGGCTGCATTGATGAGGTTTACACTTCCGATGAGGTTGTTCTGGTAGTTAAATCGTTTGATGAAGTGACTGAGTCCCTCCGCTGCATACGCGGCAAGGTGATAGATATAATCGAATTGATACTGCTTACAGAGTTGATTTATTAGCGAAACATCAAGGATGCTGCCTTCAACAAAAGTTGCGGTAGGGTTCAGGTTCTCACGGAAGCCGCCGCTCAGATCATCAAGTGCGACAACGTCTGTATCTCCCTGGCGAAGAAGTTCATCAATTACGTGCGCGCCCATAAAGCCCGCACCGCCTGTGACCAATGCTTTTTTAATTTTATCTTG
This window encodes:
- a CDS encoding transposase — protein: MLEDLGDVHNHFLRLEKRYYRIYGKYAGRFRLQPHLTKLLKRTKQHWAWIPRDTLDEVIARIHITYNRFFDGLGGLPKFKRKDRYRSAKFQSAYLLEEGRVRLSFKAWDESSQTFKFNKRWFSFHQHREWNGNVRYIQILRDSVGTYWLYVITDDSTTEPYSATGESVGIDFGLDTYLTLSTGEKIDSPQFLKQSLKELRTLSKALSRKVKGSHNWWRCVRELARLYRHITNQRRDWHYKRATDLCKRFDTVVTETLNLDGMKRLWGRKVSDLAFYEFVEILKFKCFKHKREFLQIGQWTPTTKPCSECGHHNENLTLKDRQWICPDCGSHHDRDINAAINILRAALGPSVEQM
- a CDS encoding sulfotransferase; this encodes MMSYALFEGRPVTTKGRWINPLVFSLLKRFASNNNRYKSVEKPIFILGTGRSGTTILGIVLSMHREIGYLNEPKALWHLIHPHEDIIGNYSQVPDAKYRLTAEDATHEMRQRASQLFGAYLAATRSKRLVDKYPELIFRVDFVRALFPDARFIFLARNGWDTCHSIATWSERLGVQINSEKHDWWGVNDRKWRLLVEQLVKTDPVFSQSVDEVKRIDRHLDRAAVEWIITMREGLHLMRTSPDYIHLICFEDLTLQPDETLSALCDFCELPMDTTFREYARQTLHPVPAKESFDIHPKIAPLFHDTMREMGYNT
- a CDS encoding sulfotransferase, producing the protein MVFVVGNSRSGTTMMGRILGKHPSIYTFGELHFFGQLCAPPFSSESRKEEIEELASQLHCIQQEGYRTHGNPRRFLSEAQSFLERLTTYPGTQAALFEAFLHHVAAENGGAIPCDQTPRNVFYIADILQLYPKVRIINMIRDPRDVLLSQKRKWKRRFLGGSDLPMKETFRDWVNYHPITISYIWRTAVAAAEQFLQHERVTSIYFEELLAHPKATVKHLCDFVGITYTDAMLQVPQVGSSVADDQPEQLGINPHRAHSWNSDTAAGELSSAEIYLNQTITAALMKTHNYIPVSVRPNLAHLTLHLLTFPVKLAGAFLFNLDRMKSIRQTLKRRIFNLPCGETTDV
- a CDS encoding sulfotransferase domain-containing protein, whose protein sequence is MENLGKIQLMIVGAQKAGTSSLLRYLAQHPDIHTHAQPEMTFFLQAREYTRGYEWAFRKYFCRSELQLANHDEIKDKHLIAKNVMVMHSPDIMQRIYEHNPHIHIVVLLREPVARAYSAYWWARRRGWENIKTYEEALAAEESRLNEGWFKWRQCAYQYNGIYYPHVKSLMTQFGSNHVHCVLTDDLKENAEAVCQQLFDRMGVSGNFRPTIGERHNKATLPRSEKFNFFFTQFLASHNPLRKAIRKLLPDATAYKLRKAVLDWNDKPAENMDSAPPPINPQTRERQMAYFKPFNEQLAALLDRDLSLWNF
- a CDS encoding sulfotransferase, which translates into the protein MEQSGKMPRFNLLKSVADYRYLIVGGTTKAATTSLFAYLADHPAICAATYKETRFFLSRDYPLPSKYRYKDDVEEYNLLFPDADGTQLRMESTPDYLYCDEARERIATSLPDAKLVFSLREPISRLISWYRFAKQIGKLSQNLSFDAYVELLFAATNRHEETEEQHLQTLQQGCYTIYLKHYFNRFGPERVHILFYEELAAQPADAMEKLCDFAGIDTAFYSDYGFKVTNRTQQMRNSELHRKYRDFRFRLRQWTHNKPIIHIPLRSIRRTIEPLYLRLNTQTDEKNQMSEETQHRLIDYYTPDVQVLGELIGKPIPWKTWEKFS
- a CDS encoding NAD-dependent epimerase/dehydratase family protein codes for the protein MEGGSTERNVKFETDLTEPQDKIKKALVTGGAGFMGAHVIDELLRQGDTDVVALDDLSGGFRENLNPTATFVEGSILDVSLINQLCKQYQFDYIYHLAAYAAEGLSHFIKRFNYQNNLIGSVNLINAAINYNVKRFVFTSSIAVYGANQLPMHEALTPMPEDSYGIAKYAVEQELVAAKRLFDLDYTIFRPHNVYGELQNIGDKYRNVIGIFMNNIMQGEPLVIFGDGEQTRAFTHIADVAPHIAHAVDIPEASGEVFNLGSDKHVSVNELADLVMTAMGKEVRVINVRAREEVKHAYCTHEKFYGVFGKTSEVTLPEGLERMATWAQSVGPRASTLFTDIEIRKNLPESWK